The sequence CTGTTGCTCATATCTGGACTCTTCCTGTGTCAAGTAGGGCAAGCAGTTAGTATCACTGTGGCAAGCAGCTGTTTCTAACTTAACAAATCTCTATGTATGTATAATGTAAATGACTTGAATCAATGGAGGCCTGAACTGCACTGTAGCCCTCCATCTTGTACAGTCCACGATGCTCTATGACCTCTCCCATCTGCCTGGTGTCTGTTATATACTGTCTGTGCTCTCGCTTgactctgtgctgctgctgtgtgttcaggtgACCCAGACTGAGCTGGAGAGGTTAAAGAGCAGCTACAGGCAGGCTGCGAGGGACGCAGCGCAGGCCAAGAGGAAGTACCAGGAGGCTAGTAAAGGTGGAAATTCCTGATACCGCTCACTTCCCTAAACAGAATCGCTCTCAGTCTGACGGCTGGGCACGGCCTGTCCACTCTGTCTTCACTTGTGTCTGTAAATATCTCTCATACAGTGTCTGATCTGGTGTGCATTTCCATCAGggcatttccatttccatcatTTCCATCTCcttcctgcttgtgtgtgtgtgtgtgtgtgtagacaagGAACGTGACAAGGCAAAGGAGCGTTATGTGAAGGCAACACTGAGACTCCATGAGTTGCATAATGAGTATGTGCTGTCTGTGCGGGCGGCCCAGGTCTACCATCAGCACCACTACAGTCAGATCCAGCCCGCTCTGCTCAAAGCGCTTCAGACCCTGCAGCAGGAGATGGTGCTGATACTGTAAGCTCACATGTGTTAGAATGTGGCGAaatgggactgtgtgtgtgtgtgtgtgtgtgtgtgtgtgtgtgtgtgtgtctttatgtatgaaagagtgagaaagaatgAGATTGAGAAGTACATTTATTTAGCATTAATGTTACATTTAATTAGTGTTAATGCTTACGATGTTCATACCCTGTCTTCCCATCATCGCCTTTATTAAGTTCTGTCACCTGATTTcttttccctcacacacacgttTCTCATTGTTAGTTTATACATGAAATGATTGTTTTGGCTATGGCTAACATCAGCGCATATGTGCACGATATCCCTGACCTCTGAACCAGGAAGGAGGTCCTGCAGGAGTATTTCGACATCTCTAGTTTCGTCCACCATGAAGTGGTGCGTATCCACAGGGAAATATCTGCTGCTCTGACGGCCATCGATCCTCACAGAGAGTACGAGAGCTTCACCCACCAGAACAGGTAGACAGCCGCAAGCGTCTCCCTGCAGACGTCAACCACACAACCATAAAGACCCACACTTGAAAGCGATGAAACTGTgaacttttgtgtgtgtgtgtgtgtgtgtgtgtgtgtgtaggtctgtgGCGGAGATTCCTGCCTGTGTAGAATTTGATTGCGGTCTCCTGGAAGACAACGAGCAGCTAAATCCTCGAGAGCTCGAACTGAACGACCTCACACTTGAGGCAATCCAGCACAAGTGAGTACAGCAGAGATTGCTCAGTCTCTATGGGGAGTGAGTACACAACtctcacatgtgcacacacacacatacaatcttATCTGGGAGACATATTTGTCTTTGCGATTGCTACATATTTGTCTTTGTGATTATTACCCAGTGCTCACCTCAacttcagtttctttttttaactttctAAACTACGTAGTTCCTCATCCTCACCCTCTTCCCGCCTATTCCCGCTGCCTGTTTTACATCTCTTACTTGTTCCCCTGACAACATTtctacacccccctcccctccatctccttctcccagACTGACTGCAGTAGAGGAGGAGTTGCTGGTACTCTCAGGCGCTCTGGGCTCCCAGCAGGCATCAGTCGACcagctggagctgcagctggaggcaGAGAAGGAAGGTGTCAAGAAGGGCCAGAGGTGAGCGAAGCGTTGTATTCAGAGGATACAGAAGAGGTTTGTCAGAATAAAGCACACGGTCTGTGGAAACTGTGGAGACAAACTGCTGAACTAGGCAGTCCCTCCCATCAGGAAAACTTTAGTCTGTGATTTCAGGAGGCGATAACTGAATGCGCCTTATGAATTATAATACAGTGATAAGGTCAGGGTTATGGAGCGTTTTCCTCTCATTTGTCTTGGTTTACGAGGCTGTCTGTAGGTGTTAGAGGTTCATAACACTGTGGGAGTTATCCAGTCATTAACAAGCTCCTGCAGGACAAGTGGAAACACTGTGGTAATTAGCTACAAGTTACTAACTTTACGGGCAGCtggggtgtgtatgtggtggtggtggaggggtgggagCATGTCATGGGTTAGTCATGGGTTTGAAGAAACACTTTGTAAATTAACAGTGACATATTAGGTCGACTAGGTTGCCAGAGTGCTTCCTCTGGTAGAGAATCTGTTTACTCAAGAGGAAATGTCACACAGTGAAACATGATGATTTTGGCAAAGGATACTCATTGCTGTAGTACACTGTTCCCTTCTACCCTGTCACTGCAGTCAATTAAAATATGTTGTCACGGGTAAAGCTTCCTTTTACCCAGCGACTGGTTTTTTGCAAGAGGATTTAGATTTTTCATAAAGAAAAAATTCATGCTaatgaggttaaggttagagcaagcttgcggtcaaggctgtcagaaggtaagttgggatagggctgagggaacatagggttgagggaacatagggctgagggaacatagacacgCTCCCCCTGCGGGCTAAGTAGAAAGTAAATGCTAACGTACTGCCCCTCCGCACTGCCAGGGTGTACCAGTTCAGCAAGAGACATGCGCTAGAGGAGTGCCGGCATCAGGTCGCTCTGTCGCTGGGCATGAGAGCCAAGCTGGAGGCccagaggctgctgctgaaggAGAAGCTGGACCAGCTGGGGTCTGGTGAACCCCCTTCTGCCCTGCGACTGGATAAGGACAGCACCTCAGTTTCTACCAACAGCACCAGTGTATGTTCTCAGATTCTTTCTTTGCCATCGTCTTTTATTATCTCCTAACCTATATACTCATTCTGTCAATCTGCcaggtattaaaaaaaaagaggtcatGCTGAGTATAAAGTCATAAAGCCGGACTTGGTATGAAGAGAAAAGAGGTCATGATAGGTATAAACTCATAAAACCAGTCTTGCCTTTTGTGCTTCCTCCAAACCCGCCACCGGTGCCTTATAAAGTCAATAAACACTATGCACACAGTGTCCATTGGTAACATAACAAAGCAGAAGTAGGCTATGACAAAATACTTACCAGACCTGTTTTCATATTGTTCTGTAGCGATGCCTATGGCAGTCAGAACAAAAATAATGTTGCTCACGAACCAGCGGGCAAACCTCATTAACATCTAACCAACCACTGTGTATGTTCTCTCAGTTTCACCAACATAACCGTGATGAAGGCAGCTTTGCTAAATTATCAGCTTGccattgcaataaaaaaaaaatttaatcaCTTGCCCATAAAAAAGAGTCGTCATAGCTTCCTTTGTTTAAAACTCATCTGCCAAGGCTCTGCTTCATAACTGGACCTACcacataaaaaaagataatttatattttaaaataacaaaTGTTATAGGTTTTTAATGAcaaacaacacttttttttcaggagcaagagagaaatggaTCTAAACTCCTCAGCATGGACGGGATCATTAACAATCTGAGCGGCCTGTTTAAACCCAAAAATGAGGTAAGAAATGCAATGAATTACAGTCAGGACACAATTATTTCCTAATCTTCAACAATGATAAACACAAGTGGACATTGAtggttatatactgtatgtcatcaTAGTGTCGTTTTTTGGAGTCGTCACATTAGTTACAAATAAAAGGAAGGAGAATGCTTTAATAGgctcaaaataaacacaaaaataaacacttcAATCAATAATCGATAGTAATaatactccccccccccttccctttccctcctcactATTTCCCCTTCCTGCCACAAACTTTAACCGATGTTCCTGTTTCTGTGCACTGACATCTCCTATCACACAACAAACAATTCATCATGTTTTGGTGAAAGTGCCAGACTTTGATAGTACAGCCTCTCCAAGGCTGAGCTCACTCAGCCACCGTGGGCTTTCTCGGAGTCTTGTGCTTGAAGAACGCCTTCGGGACACATCGAGGTCAACCTTGACGGTCAAGTTACTACTTTCCAAACTCTGCCTGCCCTAAAATCAAGTTTACTTCTGTTCTCAGGCAGCCGGTTTACACCTCAACCCTTTATCATCCCTGACAGCtggtagcacacacacaaccgtgTCCCAGCTGCCCACAACAACATCTCTCAAGAGCAAAAGGCCTCTTGTAGACATTTTCTCAATTTTCATTTGGTCAGAATATTCAATTTTGATCTTGTATGTACTGTatctccctgccttctgccaaatgcatgctgggataggcatGACCCCCGTGACCCTGTATACCCCAGGAATAAGCGGGtatagaaaatggatggatggatggatatacTGTATCAGTGGCTCTATAAAAGCTACACTTGAGCAGAAAATCttttattaatgtttatgtTGTGCAGAATCTTGAAACCAAAATCATTGCTGGTTTTTTTGGGCAAAGTGTGaaccacctctccctctctatgaTGCCCTTAAGGCATGTAGGGCGGTGTGGGTTGAATTTAAACTACTTTGAGGTATCCATGTATAATCCATGTAGAATCACTCTAAAATTCCTTCTCGATCATTTTCAGACTCCATAACATTGCTTCATTATTCATGTCAGCTTTAAAGCATCTTGTTTTcgcctcctccctgcctccaggTGCTCCCAGTCCTCGGCTCGGcgccggagccggagccggagcgtCCTCTGGGGCAGCAGGACTGGTACCACGGAGCCATCCCCAGACTGGAGGTCCAGGAGCTGCTGAAGAACGACGGGGACTTCTTGGTCAGAAGGAGTCAGGGCAAACAGGAGTACGTCCTCTCCGTGCACTGGACCGGCTCCTGTAGGCACTTCCTCATTCAGAGGACTGATGTAAGTAGCTTAGGAACAGAGCGGTGGTGCAAGTACACCGCACATTATACTTACTGtgtctacactaccagtcaaaagtttggacacaccttgaatgtactatgtttttcattatcttaaagccattttgatctaaaggcttaaatgcttgaaatgtgtttcttagacaaatataaatagtgaagttgatgcctatgtatgaatttctttccaaagcctttgcctttccatcaaggcaaaggctttctactttaaagaatctaaaatataagataggtttgatttgtttaacactttcttggtcactgcataattctgtttcatttgtgtcatttcatagttttgatgcctttactattattctaaaatgtggaaaatagtaaaaataaagaaaaatgtgatgtgtccaaacttttgactggtagtgtatatgtctgtgtgcgtTTTACATAATGTAAAACATGGGAGTGTGTGTACAAGTTTGGAactgagtatgtgtgtatgattgaACTTACATTACACTTTTATAAACACATTTTAGTAGTAGGCACCAGTATGATGTAAGAAGGCCACTGATATTGATATGAAAACTATATATTGATTATGCTTCCCTCACTTTTTTGCATATATAATAGGATGTTTTGAGAGTGTGTAACTGACACGTTTCTACTTTCTACCTTGTAATGCTGTCTGCAATCCAAACAGAACCACAGTGGCTGTAGCACTACTGAAGCACATAGCATCAAGTTTAACAACACAATGACTTTCTTGCTGTAGTTTAGACTACTTTGTCTAAGTTTAGAATGGACAACAGGTCTAACTCATGTAGACAGAGAAGCAATCGAACAAAATTAAAGCGCTATTCTGCAAACAAATTATGTCCGTCAGGTTATTTGATTCATGCTCATGATGTTTAtctccttcctgtgtgtgtgtgtgtgtgtgtgtgtgtgtgtatacatgcgtTGTGGGTGTGTCAGTAGAATATGTACCGTCTGGATGGAGAAGGCTTCCACAGCGTCCCCCGGCTGATACATCACCTGGTCTCTACACGTCAACACGTCACCAAGAGGACCGACATAGTGCTTAAGAGACCTGTGCTGAAGGTGCTGTATCATTCAGActcctctaacacacacacacacacacacacacacacacacacacacacacacacatgcacaaacttcttctttttctgtgtatgtAAACAAGGATGATTTGGTCTTTTGTGTCTTGCGTGCTGTAACACAGAAGTGTTAGCCCAGAGTTTCTCAGACTTATTGCTGATCCCTGGGATTTTGCTGAGTATTATAATGGTACAACTGTCATTCACACCCTCAGACAGCATGTGTTAGCACACGCTGCATCACCGTATCACCATTCTGGAAGTCACAGTTATCGCTGGCGATAACAAAACAGCCTATTCTcatattttttctgttatttgatatttttttgatacattaaattacattttcgacgagtttgtgctgaaaaaaaatgaccccatgcatttgttttttagGTGGTAAACAAAGGCCAAATTCAATGTATAGCAAAATCGCAAAAATGACTTATGaattaaacaaattaaagcACCCACCACCGCTACCACAACAGACACAGATGAGCACATAGATGTGCACAAACATAGACTCgctctccacatctctctctcctgctctctcccctGTTTCTTACTGTCTATCCTCTCTTGcttgtcacacactgtcacacactcacagctccGTGTCTCTTGTTGTTCCATTTTTATCCTATCAGGACAAGTGGGTACTGGAACATGATGACATTATCTTGGGACACATCATTGGACGGGTGGGTGAGCTTGACATGTGTTGACTGAACATTACAGATGAACTGCTGTTCTCAGCCTCAAGTTCACCACATTCATGCAATGCAGCAAACATAttcttcagggtttttttttttttaactctttcCTAAACATTCAGGGCAGGTCTCTCGAAACTGCTGGTAATTACTGGTAAGTATTACATGTTTCTTTCACCGGATACACTGTAGCtaatgttagtgtgtgtttatatttccCAGGGTAACTTTGGGGAGGTGTACAGCGGCTGTTTACGCTCTGATAACACTCCTGTAGCAGTGAAAGCTTGTAAAGAGAACCTGGCTTCAGAGCACAAGAACAAGTTCCTGATGGAAGCCAGgttcgtgcacacacacacacacacacacacacacacattgatgaCTTATTCTTACCGGCATCAGTTTCATAGgctttcctcctccatccctctctcttcctctcttccctcaccTGTGCTCTGCTGTCCAGGATCCTGAAGCAGTATGACCATCCTAATATTGTGAAGCTGATCGGCGTGTGCACACAGAAACAGCCCATCTACATCATCATGGAGCTAGTTCAAGGTAAACATGATCACTGGGTACAGCATCCCCGTCGAACCACACTATCttagtcagaaaaaaaaaaatatatatatatactgtatatatatactgtatatagagtGAGTCGAGCCCGTTTACCCTGACAACTTCAAAGTTTAGTgtatgattattgttttttcactttattttttttcctccatcattaatctgtgtgtgtgtgtgtgtgtgtgtgtgtattccaacAGGTGGtgattttctctccttcctgcgCTGTGAGGGTCAGAGTCTCAAGTCTAAGATGTTGGTGAAAATGGCACAAAATGTAGCATCTGGCATGGAATACCTGGAGAGCAAGAAGTGCATCCACAGGTCGGTCACTCAGTCATttcagtctgccaactcacGTAAACACATTATTGAGAACAAATGCAAATATAGATACAGAGTTCGGTATTGCGTCTAGGCTCTGATCCTGTCACTCCCTGTGAGCGCGCACCTAGCTAGCCTaagagagcagggagtgacgatcagagcctacaggtgggtgctggggtggaggtggggatgatGAAACGATGTATGGTGAGCAGCAGCAATAACTGAGCAGCAGTAACCGGCAGTCTGAGCAGtgtagcagcagcatggcaataCAAAGGAGAGTGAGCAGGTGCAGGAAGCTTAAATAGAGCATcttaattaatcaatcaatcaatctgttTATAGACACACTTTGTACAGAGGATGTAAATTAATACCAGATTGATTAAGAGCAAATTCTTCTTTCCATTGACGGTCTGATAAAAGTCACTTTGATGGGGGCCGCATGCAGATTAAAATAAAGAATGCAAATCAACAAGACATAGCAATAAATGACAGATAAATGCCAAACAGATAAAGGCAGCAAATGACAGAACAACATTTGGGAAATAAAAGGAATTGTGTTACAACAAGAGGGAACCACTTCTATGTTCAACCACAAGAAGTCAAACATACAGATGCACAGGCAGACATAACAGAGACATAgttaaaagcaataaaagaaGAAGGGCAACAGTGCACAGAGGAACATCTGTTTAGATCAGATGACATTGTACTTTATTACTAGATTTCTCCAAAATCTATTTTGCATCAGAGGCCATCATGCATTTAAGGTACAGGGAAACACATAGAATCACATTGAAACAATACAATGCTTAACATGAAGGGTAgctgcagtgaaaatgaattagttgaacatgaaaacacatacaCCACATTAACATATAGTTGCCATTACAATAAGTCCACAGCCTTCAGCTGCAACAGTACATATGACACATTGGCATTGGGCTACACTGTACTTCCCCAAATACAGTACATAATTGGTAGACTAAATTGCACTTGCCTCATTTCACTTCCCCATATGTTGATTTAGCAGTTTAACTGTTTATGTAGACTGAGGGATGAACAAGTTCTCTTATGTAACTGCTAGATTTTGCATCCTTGAGCAGGCAGCTGGAGACATTTGCTGTATTGGCTGACCTACAATTTCTTAACACAGTTTTAAAAGGCTAAcaaatgcagagagagacacttaTATATACCAGTAATCCCATATTGCGTGACACAACATTTGCTTGTTAGCTCCATATAACCTTAATCTTTGGGGGGAAAAGTAAACCAGCCAAAGAAATACAAAGTATACACAAAAGAAATTTGTATTCAACCATGTGAAATGTCTTTCCCAGATCAGTTAAGATGGCACCACAATCATGAATTCAACAGCGGTGGCAATATAACTCAATAGTCTACTCTCGATTTTTGAGAATTGCTGTCATACAACCACAACCTGAATGAAAGTCACACTGAGAAGCCCATATGCATATCAAGATAGCTGGTTATCTGCTTATTCACAAGTTTTTCCACGCGgttggatatacagtatacaggcCAAGAGAAATATTAGCCTATATGACCAACAGCAACACTGTGATCCCCCTGTACAGACACAGCTTCTATATACTGTGGATCTTAAAGTGAGTGGGAACAGGTTGAAAAGATCAGAGACAGGTGCTGTGCTAAGTAGAACAACCActtttttgtgaaaataaataaagtgacTCTGGCTTTTGACAAGGAATTAAACgcaacaatgttttttttttattataatgttTTAGAGGATTTGTTGAGTAGGAGTGACTGCTTCAGATGCGGTGCTTTGGTGAGGTGTCAGTGGAGGTTGTCAGTGTGCTGCAGAAGACTTGAGTCTCTGAACCCCGGCTCATTAGAGGAGCGCTGCATGGTTTGCCCGGCGGGGACAGATCAGAGCCGGCTGCTCTTAGCTGCTCAGCCTGTAACGCTGCGTGTCAAACTGCCTCAGACGCAACACCCGGGACCCCTGACATGACATAACGCCTGCTCTCTCACTTATTTCAGTCCTGTCTGttcctccctttctgtctcccattttttttcatacatGTTGTTTACGTGTCTCTTAGCCTCAtgtcatctctccttctctcaatctctcccattctctttctttctctctctctgtctctttatgtcTTGCTTTAGGGACCTGGCGGCCAGAAACTGTCTGGTGGGAGAACAGAGCGTTGTGAAAATCAGTGACTTTGGGATGTCCCGTGAGGAAGAGGATGGTGTGTATGCTGCTGCAGGGGGGCTCAAACAGATCCCTGTCAAATGGACGGCCCCTGAAGCCCTGAACTACGGTACAGCTCATCTGCTTCTGCCCTGCAGACACTCTTttgttccatctctctctgtgtctgtccgCCCCCAGCTAGACTTAGTCCACTAAAACATGACAAAGACCCTTATTTCTAAGACCTCAATCAACTTCTGAACGTGCAATACGGTAATTCTGAAAATACGGTATACACACTGAGTAGCTTGTGGTCACAGTGGGATGGCGCCTTTGCCaatgctgccccctgctggtgtTTTCAGGTCGTTATACCACAGAGAGCGACGTGTGGAGCTTTGGGGTCTTGTTGTGGGAGACCTTCACCCGGGGAATCACTCCCTACACCAGCATGAACAACCAGCAGACACGGGACGAGGTGGAGAAAGGTACACAAGCATTATGTGCTGTATCAGTCCAAAACTTCAAATGCcatcaagacaaattcctgctcCTTTATTGAACTTGATGATTGAAGTGATTCTGATGCCTTTTCTGCTCTTCACATGCATCAGAAGCTGTGTACAGTGCATAGAGACCATCTGAATGCAAGTTTTAACTGTCCTCGATGTCTTTCAGGATATCGCATGTCTGCTCCCAGTGATTGTCCATCAGAGATCTATAAGCTGATGTGCAGCTGCTGGCAGTACGACCCCAGGAAGAGACCGTCTTTCAAAACACTCCGGGCTGAGCTCACTGCCCTCTACCACAAAACTCCATAACATTTATAATATTTTGATtgaatgtgtatgtttttgATGTCTGTTTGCTTGTTATTTAGTTTGtaattttatttcctttttttattacagaaaaAGCGGTAGAACGTTATacattaaaatttaaaataaaatgaaaaataataaaatgacaaatgacacaTTCATTCTGTTGACTGCTAGAGACACTATAGTGGAAATGGCTAGTAAAGTAGCAGTGGGTccaggtgcataaagatggcagCCTTCTGGTTCAGTTCTGTCACCTTTTCATTCCCTTCCTCCTCAGTCTGCTCCTCCGCTCCTTCCTTCCTAATCGCCATCACCTCTTTGGCATCCTCATCCTCAGAGTTACACAGGACACAGATGTTGGAAGGAAGTTTAGAAGAGGTGGACGATGAGGAAGGTGGCGACAGCTGTGATGTTCAGATCTAGTACTTGTTGGTCGGTAGCAGATTTAGTGTGTACAGGTAGACAGGATCACGTTGATTCAATTCCTTATTTGCCAAAACACAGATTTAACACTCTAAACATGAATACTATAATATTTGATGACAACGaattacttttacttattaTTTCTACTTTGAGAAAGAATTATTCCTTAAACTACAGTtaaatgacatgacatgatgttgcaaatgtattttcaaatattttttatggTGGCCCTTAAGTGcaaaacacaataacatttcacaaaacaatttaacaaaaccgaaaacacaacaatatttcacaaaacaatttCACAAAACCGAAAACATAACaccatttcacaaaacaattgAGGTTTTGCACTTCAGGGCCAAATCTTTAGTGTAAGAGGATGCAGCAAAATGTGCCAAACAGTTTCAACACCAACAACAAGCTCACAGTTGACGGCTTCTTAAGATAATTAGGATGATGACAAAGATAATAAGGCAGAGgtagcagcagagagggagtgggCCAAAAACAGGCATGTGATGTGACATGAATTACACAGCATTATTAGTGCTAGAATTTGTTGGCCTATGtgtaaattattgcatttttaagtACAAAATGGTTAGAATATGGCCATCTAAGTGACGTACAACAGACTTAGTCATTAATAATCTATGTCTTGCTCAGTAAGAATCTCATGTGTGTCATGTGCTGCTGTTTTTTGCAGTCACTGAGCAGAGACAATAGATGAGGCAGCGCCCAGACACAAGCCCTGGAGGATCATTGAGGACAGGTACAGCTAGTTGGAGGTGCTGTGCCCGAATTTGTATCCTCTAAAAATTGCTTCCCTGGTGGTGTGTCCTCATTTTGTCCTTGGCGTGTGTATTGTTGTTTGGCCAGTGCACAAGGAAGCTATCATGGGGGAAATGTGCTTAATAAATGACGAGTAGACTAACGTCGAATCAATGGACGCTTTGACAGACAGTTTGAGATAATAAGATCAAGTCGTCAGGATGTCTGCACACCTTCAGACTCTTCTTAGCAGGTGCAAAGAGAGAAGAGCAAGACTAAACAGGAAGGAGAGACTCCAGGCACACTGCCTTGCAATACATAATGCTTTATTGCCAAGCTTTTGGCCTTAGGCCATCAGAGCAAAGTGAGCAGtacaccaaacacacaggacAAGTAAGATAATAAGATCGCAAATAATTGTGATCTCTGTTCATTACAAGGCAAGTTGGTAACTTTCAGTGGGCTACTTTCATTATGTGTAATCCCATGAAATgttcttttattatttaaaaagcCAGCAATAAGAAAACAATCTACAAAAATTGAAATGATGTTATTTTATTCCCTGATGTAAAATTGAGGCAAAAACACACCATCATGGGAAACACTTATGGGACACAAATTTTGGCACAGCACCTGGTAGTGGGCCGGTTTGGCCTGTATGTTGGGTTGAGAGTAGACAAAGGACATAGCTGAGTGACACTGACACTCCTACTTTTGGCTGCAGAGTATGGGTGTGAGGAGTCATGGAAAGTTTACAGTAAATTATATTCAACTCCAGGAGGACAGGAGCCACAGACTGCTGTCTAGACCTGAAAAACCTtgactcacaatgtaaatagaGTTGTTATtgataaatgtgtgtttatctgttctTAAACTGTATCTAATATGGATTAGTGTTAACACTGTCATTATAGAGATAATCCCTTTCATATTTCAATGATACGGCACATTAACCTACTACAAGATTTCATGTCTTGGATCTCCACCAGGTTGAGATTTACT is a genomic window of Centroberyx gerrardi isolate f3 chromosome 1, fCenGer3.hap1.cur.20231027, whole genome shotgun sequence containing:
- the fes gene encoding tyrosine-protein kinase Fes/Fps; this encodes MGFGEDLRCPQAHAALMRLLDSELHLMEIMKKWMGQRAKSEREFSVQLHQMAAMVDRLDRPQPGGGLDYISQLNKSWGVLVFQTESLSQVMKKRSEDLLDGPMSKLTLLIRDKQQLRKTYAEQWSLLSQELSKVTQTELERLKSSYRQAARDAAQAKRKYQEASKDKERDKAKERYVKATLRLHELHNEYVLSVRAAQVYHQHHYSQIQPALLKALQTLQQEMVLILKEVLQEYFDISSFVHHEVVRIHREISAALTAIDPHREYESFTHQNRSVAEIPACVEFDCGLLEDNEQLNPRELELNDLTLEAIQHKLTAVEEELLVLSGALGSQQASVDQLELQLEAEKEGVKKGQRVYQFSKRHALEECRHQVALSLGMRAKLEAQRLLLKEKLDQLGSGEPPSALRLDKDSTSVSTNSTSEQERNGSKLLSMDGIINNLSGLFKPKNEVLPVLGSAPEPEPERPLGQQDWYHGAIPRLEVQELLKNDGDFLVRRSQGKQEYVLSVHWTGSCRHFLIQRTDNMYRLDGEGFHSVPRLIHHLVSTRQHVTKRTDIVLKRPVLKDKWVLEHDDIILGHIIGRGNFGEVYSGCLRSDNTPVAVKACKENLASEHKNKFLMEARILKQYDHPNIVKLIGVCTQKQPIYIIMELVQGGDFLSFLRCEGQSLKSKMLVKMAQNVASGMEYLESKKCIHRDLAARNCLVGEQSVVKISDFGMSREEEDGVYAAAGGLKQIPVKWTAPEALNYGRYTTESDVWSFGVLLWETFTRGITPYTSMNNQQTRDEVEKGYRMSAPSDCPSEIYKLMCSCWQYDPRKRPSFKTLRAELTALYHKTP